A DNA window from Streptococcus mutans contains the following coding sequences:
- a CDS encoding ABC transporter substrate-binding protein, which produces MTKYSTPKCLGLGLILFIISVSLVACSKSSISTSKNYNASEKDSYILKISENSDLCGAPQQIAIEKGFFDDVGLKYKVVKIGQDTSNLDALNAGKIDASNSLMASIIQPLANGAKLKITTGLHTGCLQILTKDGKIKSAAELKGKKIGVTAVAGSPAIFAKRVLAKSGLKVSDEKGDVSFVTYQCDQLGQVLDKGEVDAIALGDPDTEVLKKQYGFKTLANSSTDKGFKNEYCCVAYVSNDIVKKHPAVAAKYTLAMQKAANWVQKHKEETVDIQLNQNYVAGSKDSNLTSLNSYTFKPSYSGAYDSFDTVASDLRKIGILSNDVDLKALRINSFLKVKNVK; this is translated from the coding sequence ATGACAAAATATTCAACCCCTAAATGTCTCGGACTTGGACTTATTTTATTCATCATATCAGTGAGCTTGGTAGCCTGTTCAAAGTCCTCTATTTCGACATCTAAAAACTATAATGCTTCTGAAAAAGATTCTTATATCCTAAAAATTTCTGAAAACTCTGATCTTTGCGGTGCCCCCCAACAAATAGCTATTGAAAAAGGCTTTTTTGATGATGTTGGCTTGAAATACAAGGTTGTTAAAATCGGACAGGATACTTCTAATCTTGATGCTTTAAATGCTGGCAAGATTGATGCCTCTAACTCTTTGATGGCAAGTATTATTCAGCCTCTAGCTAATGGTGCTAAGCTAAAAATCACTACCGGCCTGCATACTGGCTGTCTGCAGATATTAACAAAAGATGGCAAAATCAAGTCTGCTGCCGAACTAAAAGGGAAGAAGATCGGGGTAACTGCTGTTGCGGGCAGTCCCGCTATCTTTGCTAAACGTGTTCTGGCAAAATCTGGTTTAAAAGTCTCTGATGAGAAAGGTGATGTCAGTTTTGTTACTTACCAATGTGATCAGTTAGGGCAGGTTCTAGACAAAGGCGAAGTTGATGCCATTGCCCTCGGTGATCCAGATACTGAAGTTCTGAAAAAACAATACGGCTTTAAAACATTAGCTAATTCATCAACTGACAAAGGTTTTAAAAACGAATATTGCTGTGTCGCTTATGTATCAAACGATATAGTCAAGAAACATCCAGCTGTTGCTGCTAAATATACTCTTGCCATGCAAAAAGCAGCCAATTGGGTGCAAAAGCACAAAGAAGAAACGGTTGATATTCAGTTAAATCAAAACTATGTTGCTGGCAGTAAAGACAGCAATCTTACCAGCCTAAACAGCTATACTTTTAAACCTAGCTATTCAGGTGCTTATGATAGCTTCGATACTGTAGCCAGCGACCTGCGAAAAATTGGTATTTTATCTAATGATGTTGACCTGAAAGCTTTAAGAATCAATTCCTTCTTAAAAGTGAAAAATGTTAAATAA
- a CDS encoding lantibiotic immunity ABC transporter MutG family permease subunit: MVKLIWAEFLKYNRTFLPWIHVILPVGIAVLTAVFGLVTPAYSWGSITSGYLQVLGIAFPLVIAIVCSKAVELEAEAGHFQTVLANSQRKVLYFIKLVNLMLMEIIAVCLALSVFGLLYRSKIDVPYLAFYGYAGLLLIVSTVILYLLHLVIAFLFDSGATIGLGIFEVLVSALLLTGLGDSIWQFVPAAWPARLMGTLFEMLQYPDQNPIFAQQILLWLEVAVPLTLMALILSIIWFDRWQGRSNEE; this comes from the coding sequence ATGGTTAAATTGATTTGGGCAGAGTTTTTAAAATATAACCGTACCTTTTTGCCTTGGATACATGTTATTTTACCAGTTGGCATCGCTGTTTTAACGGCTGTCTTTGGTCTGGTGACACCTGCTTATTCTTGGGGGAGTATTACAAGTGGTTATTTACAAGTGCTGGGGATTGCTTTTCCGTTAGTCATTGCTATTGTTTGCAGCAAAGCTGTTGAATTAGAGGCGGAAGCTGGTCATTTTCAAACTGTCCTAGCAAATAGTCAACGAAAAGTTCTTTATTTTATAAAGCTTGTCAATCTTATGCTGATGGAAATTATCGCTGTTTGCCTAGCTCTGTCTGTCTTTGGTCTATTGTATCGTTCAAAAATAGATGTCCCCTATCTTGCCTTTTACGGTTATGCGGGATTACTTTTGATAGTATCAACAGTTATTTTATATTTACTGCATCTGGTTATTGCTTTTTTATTTGATAGCGGGGCAACGATTGGTCTAGGTATTTTTGAAGTTCTGGTTTCGGCCTTGCTTTTAACAGGCTTAGGTGATAGTATCTGGCAATTTGTGCCTGCTGCTTGGCCAGCACGGTTGATGGGAACCTTGTTTGAAATGTTGCAGTATCCTGATCAAAATCCTATTTTTGCCCAGCAGATTCTCCTCTGGCTGGAAGTCGCAGTCCCACTAACTTTAATGGCTTTAATCCTTAGTATAATTTGGTTCGACAGATGGCAAGGACGTAGCAATGAGGAATAG
- the prsA gene encoding peptidylprolyl isomerase PrsA: MKKRTIATGLVTLLSIVTLAACSKTNQNSKIATMKGDTITVADFYNEVKNSTASKQAVLSLLVSKVFEKQYGDKVSDKEVTKAYNEAAKYYGDSFSSALASRGYTKEDYKKQIRSEKLIEYAVKEEAKKEITDASYKSAYKDYKPEVTAQVIQLDSEDKAKSVLEEAKADGADFAKIAKDNTKGDKTEYSFDSGSTNLPSQVLSAALNLDKDGVSDVIKASDSTTYKPVYYIVKITKKTDKNADWKAYKKRLKEIIVSQKLNDSNFRNAVIGKAFKKANVKIKDKAFSEILSQYAAASGSGSSGSTTTTTAASSAATTAADDQTTAAETTAAE; the protein is encoded by the coding sequence ATGAAAAAACGTACGATTGCTACAGGACTTGTGACTTTGCTTTCTATTGTGACTTTAGCGGCTTGTTCAAAAACAAACCAAAACAGTAAAATTGCTACAATGAAGGGTGATACTATTACTGTTGCAGATTTTTATAATGAAGTAAAGAATTCAACAGCTTCTAAGCAGGCTGTATTATCTCTCTTAGTTTCAAAAGTTTTTGAAAAACAATACGGCGATAAGGTTTCTGATAAGGAAGTGACAAAAGCTTATAATGAAGCTGCTAAGTACTATGGTGATTCTTTCTCAAGTGCTTTGGCTTCACGCGGCTACACAAAAGAAGATTATAAGAAACAAATTCGTTCTGAAAAATTAATAGAATATGCTGTTAAGGAAGAAGCTAAGAAAGAAATAACAGACGCTAGTTATAAGTCAGCTTATAAGGATTATAAACCGGAAGTAACAGCTCAAGTGATTCAATTGGATAGTGAAGATAAGGCAAAATCTGTTTTAGAAGAAGCTAAGGCAGATGGTGCAGACTTTGCTAAAATTGCTAAAGATAATACCAAAGGAGATAAGACCGAATATAGCTTTGATTCAGGCTCAACTAATCTTCCTAGTCAAGTTTTATCGGCTGCTTTGAATCTTGATAAGGATGGCGTTTCAGATGTCATTAAGGCGTCTGATTCAACGACTTATAAGCCTGTTTACTATATTGTCAAAATCACGAAAAAGACTGACAAAAACGCCGATTGGAAAGCTTATAAGAAACGTCTGAAAGAAATTATCGTTTCTCAAAAATTAAATGACAGTAATTTCCGTAATGCTGTTATTGGAAAAGCCTTTAAGAAAGCTAATGTCAAAATTAAAGATAAGGCCTTTAGTGAGATCTTATCACAATATGCGGCAGCAAGCGGAAGTGGCTCTTCAGGGTCAACGACGACTACAACAGCCGCTTCAAGCGCTGCAACAACGGCCGCTGATGATCAAACAACAGCAGCAGAGACAACAGCAGCAGAATAA
- the alaS gene encoding alanine--tRNA ligase: protein MKQLTSAQVRQMWLDFWKSKNHAIEPSANLVPVNDPTLLWINSGVATLKKYFDGSVIPENPRITNAQKAIRTNDIENVGKTARHHTMFEMLGNFSVGDYFRDDAIKWGFELLTSPEWFDLPKDKLYMTYYPDDKDSYNRWIECGVEPSHLIPIEDNFWEIGAGPSGPDTEIFFDRGEDFDPDHIGVRLLAEDIENDRYIEIWNIVLSQFNADPAVPRSEYKELPHKNIDTGAGLERLVAVMQGAKTNFETDLFMPIIREIEKLSGKTYDQDGDNMSFKVIADHIRSLSFAIGDGAFPGNEGRGYVLRRLLRRAVMHGRRLGINEPFLYKLVPTVGKIMESYYPEVLEKQDFIEKIVKREEETFARTIDAGSNMLDQLLADLKAANKDMLEGKDIFRLYDTYGFPVELTEELAEDAGFKIDHQGFQAAMKEQQERARANVVKGGSMGMQNETLSNITEKSTFNYEKEALDSSLSVIIADNERIEAVSEGQVLLVFSETPFYAEMGGQVADHGLIKNDKGDTVARVTDVQKAPNGQALHTVDVLGTLSVGTTYHLEIDHERRNRVMKNHTATHLLHAALHNVIGNHATQAGSLNEVEFLRFDFTHFEAVTPEELRQIEEEVNQQIWKAIPVTTIETDLDTAKEMGAMALFGEKYGKNVRVVSIGDYSVELCGGTHLKNTSEIGIFKIVKEEGIGSGTRRILAVTSKEAFEAYRQEEDILKEIATTLKAPQMNQVANKVASLQDQLHKLQKENAELKEKAAAVAAGDIFKDVKEVNGLRYIASQVEVADAGALRTFADKWKQKDYSDVLVLVASIGKKVNVLVASKSKDIHAGNLIKTLAPIVSGRGGGKPDMAMAGGSDASAIKDLIAAVAENL, encoded by the coding sequence ATGAAACAATTAACATCAGCTCAAGTCCGCCAAATGTGGTTAGATTTTTGGAAATCAAAGAATCATGCTATCGAACCGTCGGCTAATCTCGTCCCTGTTAATGATCCCACACTACTGTGGATTAATTCAGGTGTCGCAACGCTGAAAAAATATTTTGATGGTTCTGTTATTCCTGAAAACCCACGCATTACCAATGCGCAAAAGGCCATCCGCACTAATGATATTGAAAATGTTGGAAAAACAGCTCGCCATCATACTATGTTTGAGATGCTGGGGAATTTTTCCGTTGGAGATTACTTCCGTGATGATGCTATCAAATGGGGCTTTGAACTTTTGACTAGTCCTGAATGGTTTGACTTGCCAAAAGACAAGCTCTATATGACCTACTATCCAGATGATAAGGATTCTTACAATCGCTGGATTGAATGCGGTGTTGAGCCAAGTCACCTGATTCCTATTGAAGATAACTTCTGGGAAATTGGTGCTGGGCCTTCAGGACCAGACACAGAGATTTTCTTTGATCGTGGAGAAGATTTTGATCCAGACCATATTGGTGTGCGCCTCTTGGCCGAGGATATTGAAAACGATCGCTACATTGAAATTTGGAATATCGTGCTTTCGCAATTCAATGCTGATCCAGCCGTTCCTCGTTCTGAATACAAGGAATTGCCTCATAAAAACATTGATACGGGTGCTGGCTTAGAGCGCTTGGTTGCGGTTATGCAAGGGGCAAAAACTAATTTTGAAACGGATCTTTTCATGCCAATCATCCGTGAGATTGAAAAATTATCTGGTAAAACGTATGACCAAGATGGCGACAATATGAGCTTCAAGGTCATTGCAGACCATATTCGTTCTCTCTCATTTGCTATTGGTGATGGTGCCTTTCCGGGAAATGAAGGCCGTGGTTATGTCCTTCGCCGTCTCCTTCGTCGTGCAGTTATGCATGGCCGTCGTTTAGGCATCAATGAACCCTTCTTGTATAAATTGGTTCCAACTGTTGGTAAGATTATGGAATCCTACTATCCAGAAGTGCTTGAAAAACAAGATTTTATTGAAAAAATTGTCAAACGTGAAGAAGAGACCTTTGCACGGACCATTGATGCGGGCTCAAACATGTTAGATCAACTTTTGGCTGATTTGAAGGCTGCTAATAAAGATATGCTTGAAGGAAAAGATATTTTCAGACTTTATGACACTTATGGCTTCCCAGTAGAATTGACCGAAGAATTGGCAGAGGATGCAGGCTTCAAGATAGATCATCAAGGCTTCCAAGCTGCTATGAAAGAACAACAAGAACGTGCGCGTGCCAATGTTGTCAAAGGCGGCTCCATGGGTATGCAAAATGAAACTCTGTCAAACATTACCGAAAAATCTACTTTCAATTATGAAAAAGAAGCACTTGACAGCAGTCTTTCTGTTATCATTGCTGACAATGAGCGTATAGAAGCAGTATCAGAAGGCCAAGTTCTGCTTGTTTTTTCGGAGACACCATTCTATGCTGAAATGGGTGGACAAGTAGCTGACCATGGGCTTATCAAGAATGATAAGGGAGACACTGTTGCTCGTGTGACAGATGTGCAAAAAGCGCCAAATGGTCAAGCCCTTCATACAGTTGATGTTTTGGGCACCTTGTCAGTAGGGACAACTTATCATCTAGAAATTGATCATGAACGTCGCAACCGGGTCATGAAAAATCATACGGCTACTCATCTTCTTCATGCGGCGCTGCACAATGTCATTGGCAATCACGCCACTCAGGCAGGTTCTCTAAATGAAGTGGAATTCTTGCGCTTTGACTTCACCCATTTTGAAGCGGTAACGCCAGAAGAGCTCCGTCAAATTGAAGAAGAAGTCAACCAACAAATCTGGAAGGCTATTCCTGTGACAACCATTGAAACAGACCTTGATACCGCCAAGGAAATGGGTGCCATGGCTCTCTTTGGTGAAAAATACGGTAAAAATGTGCGTGTGGTTTCTATCGGTGACTATTCTGTTGAACTTTGTGGTGGGACCCATCTTAAAAATACTTCTGAAATTGGCATCTTCAAGATTGTCAAAGAAGAAGGTATTGGTTCAGGAACTCGCCGTATCCTAGCTGTGACCAGTAAGGAAGCCTTTGAAGCCTACCGCCAAGAAGAAGACATACTTAAAGAAATTGCCACAACGCTTAAAGCGCCTCAAATGAATCAGGTAGCCAACAAGGTAGCTTCGCTGCAAGACCAATTGCATAAATTGCAAAAGGAGAATGCCGAGCTGAAAGAAAAAGCAGCCGCAGTAGCCGCAGGCGATATCTTCAAAGATGTTAAAGAAGTGAATGGTCTTCGCTATATTGCGAGCCAAGTAGAAGTTGCCGATGCGGGTGCCCTTCGCACCTTTGCTGATAAATGGAAACAAAAAGATTACTCCGACGTTCTTGTTTTAGTTGCCAGCATTGGTAAAAAGGTCAATGTTCTTGTTGCTAGCAAGTCTAAGGATATCCATGCTGGTAATCTCATCAAGACTTTGGCACCAATCGTTTCAGGTCGTGGTGGTGGTAAACCAGACATGGCCATGGCTGGTGGCTCAGATGCCTCAGCCATCAAAGATTTGATTGCCGCAGTAGCAGAGAATTTGTAA
- a CDS encoding LURP-one-related/scramblase family protein, with translation MKSFQIKQKMWSPGGKFTITDELGIPTYQVEGSIFKIPKTFIISDMQGKQISRIQRKTWTFLPKFYVNLHDGSTFFLKRDLSFFKPHYTIKDLDMEIQGDFWDMNFRLLQNDQEVASISQEWLRLTSTYNIEVYDDQYADLVISLVIAIDYVKAIEKSSARSSASH, from the coding sequence ATGAAGAGTTTTCAAATCAAACAAAAAATGTGGTCGCCAGGCGGTAAATTTACCATTACAGATGAGCTAGGAATCCCAACTTATCAAGTAGAGGGCTCCATCTTTAAAATTCCAAAGACATTTATCATTTCGGATATGCAGGGTAAACAGATCAGTCGTATCCAAAGGAAAACTTGGACCTTCCTTCCTAAGTTTTATGTCAATTTACACGATGGTTCTACATTTTTCCTGAAAAGAGATCTGTCATTTTTTAAACCTCACTATACAATTAAAGATTTAGACATGGAAATTCAAGGTGATTTTTGGGATATGAATTTTCGGCTCCTCCAAAATGATCAGGAAGTTGCTAGTATTTCTCAGGAATGGCTGCGCCTGACCTCGACTTATAATATTGAAGTATATGATGATCAATATGCAGACTTAGTGATATCACTGGTCATTGCTATTGACTATGTCAAGGCGATTGAAAAAAGCTCTGCAAGATCATCGGCATCACATTAA
- a CDS encoding ABC transporter permease, producing the protein MRKTKKGDDFLETAKDYYRLFFASSAILLTILAQLLIPKSAVSFTKIQSWYLYFLWISFALSLAAAFFSIVRHKKGKFYHKSYFIGTSYLALAVYNFVTEKLSLLPEIFFPSPNKILAVFVKNGPFILKCDLFSLRLLAISWAIGIALGLLTGILVGWFTSFNYWLDPIVKILGPIPSTAFVPLALTAFPTSFAASIFLISLSVWFPVTILTNSGIQNVKKTYFEVADTLGATTFQKIAHVALPASLPNVFVGIFNGACTSFITLMTAEMLGVKYGIGWYINWQREVLGYANVYAGLITIAVTFSLIITLLFKVRDRLLSWQKGFIKW; encoded by the coding sequence ATGAGGAAAACAAAGAAAGGTGATGATTTTTTGGAGACTGCAAAAGACTACTATCGTTTATTTTTCGCTAGTTCTGCTATTTTGTTGACGATTTTAGCACAGCTTCTCATTCCTAAATCTGCCGTTAGTTTTACTAAAATCCAATCTTGGTATTTATATTTTCTCTGGATTTCTTTTGCTCTTTCGCTTGCAGCGGCCTTTTTTAGTATTGTACGCCACAAAAAAGGAAAATTTTATCACAAAAGCTATTTTATTGGTACCAGCTACTTGGCATTGGCCGTTTATAATTTTGTCACTGAAAAGTTGAGCTTACTACCTGAGATTTTCTTTCCCAGTCCCAATAAAATTCTGGCGGTCTTTGTCAAAAATGGTCCTTTCATTCTAAAATGCGATCTCTTTTCACTGCGGTTACTAGCTATTTCGTGGGCTATCGGAATTGCTTTAGGCTTACTGACAGGTATTCTAGTTGGTTGGTTTACCTCCTTTAATTACTGGTTAGATCCGATTGTCAAAATTCTGGGACCGATTCCGTCCACAGCTTTTGTCCCTCTGGCCTTGACAGCTTTTCCTACAAGCTTTGCAGCCAGTATTTTTCTGATCAGTCTTTCTGTCTGGTTTCCTGTGACGATTTTAACCAACTCCGGCATTCAAAATGTCAAAAAAACTTATTTTGAAGTCGCAGATACTCTTGGAGCTACAACTTTTCAAAAGATTGCTCATGTTGCCCTTCCAGCTAGCCTGCCCAATGTTTTTGTCGGTATTTTCAATGGCGCCTGTACCAGTTTTATCACCTTGATGACAGCAGAAATGCTGGGTGTTAAATACGGTATTGGCTGGTATATCAACTGGCAGAGGGAAGTCTTAGGCTATGCTAATGTCTATGCTGGTTTGATTACTATCGCTGTTACTTTTAGCTTGATTATTACACTTCTTTTCAAGGTTCGTGATAGATTGCTCTCATGGCAGAAAGGATTTATTAAATGGTAG
- a CDS encoding lantibiotic protection ABC transporter ATP-binding protein, translating into MDYMLETKNLTKQFGKQTAVNQLNLKVERRSIYGLLGPNGSGKSTTLKMITGMLRKTSGHILIDGHDWSRKDLENIGALIESPPLYENLTARENLKVRTLMLGLPDSRIDEVLKIVDLTNTGKKRAGQFSMGMKQRLGIAIALLNSPQLLILDEPTNGLDPIGIQELRNLIRSFPTQGITVIISSHILSEIQMTADHIGIIANGVLGYQDRIHQDEDLEKLFTDVVMRYRGGE; encoded by the coding sequence ATGGATTATATGCTAGAGACGAAAAATTTAACTAAACAGTTTGGTAAGCAAACAGCGGTTAACCAATTGAATTTGAAAGTTGAACGTCGTTCAATTTATGGTTTGCTGGGGCCTAATGGTTCCGGCAAATCGACAACACTTAAAATGATTACTGGAATGCTAAGAAAGACATCTGGTCACATTCTTATAGACGGACACGATTGGAGCCGCAAGGATTTGGAAAATATCGGGGCTCTGATTGAATCACCGCCACTTTATGAAAACCTGACTGCGCGTGAAAATTTAAAGGTAAGAACCTTGATGCTGGGTTTACCTGATAGTCGCATTGATGAGGTTTTAAAAATAGTGGATCTAACCAATACGGGTAAAAAAAGAGCAGGGCAATTTTCTATGGGCATGAAGCAGCGTCTGGGTATTGCTATCGCACTTTTGAACTCACCTCAACTTTTGATTCTGGATGAACCGACTAATGGACTTGATCCTATTGGTATTCAGGAGTTGCGTAATCTTATTCGTTCCTTCCCTACACAAGGAATTACAGTTATTATTTCCAGTCATATCTTATCTGAGATTCAGATGACAGCGGATCATATTGGTATCATTGCTAATGGCGTACTGGGTTATCAGGATAGAATTCACCAAGATGAAGACTTGGAAAAACTTTTTACTGATGTGGTTATGAGATACCGAGGAGGTGAGTGA
- a CDS encoding lantibiotic immunity ABC transporter MutE/EpiE family permease subunit — MLGMFQAERLKLKRTMAKKLLFLGPLLVVIHGFMVPQYLITDAYNWWYIMIFPGLLTLFAALINTYEEKKLHYRAIFPLPISLRKFWINKVLTLVYYLTLSSFLHCFILVLLKYFIFPHYGETYLISQMLLASMVLLLSVLWQLPFCLWLAKKLGLVITVLVDFTANVILGIAFSTTAYWLLCPYAWSIRLMIPLMKIYPNGLKAGSEAAAPLLATSNWSIMLSLTLALILFAGLTWLTALWFEKQEVK; from the coding sequence ATGCTGGGCATGTTTCAGGCAGAAAGATTAAAACTGAAGCGTACGATGGCAAAGAAATTATTATTTCTTGGTCCACTATTGGTAGTAATACATGGTTTTATGGTACCTCAGTATTTGATTACGGATGCCTATAATTGGTGGTATATCATGATTTTTCCAGGACTACTGACCTTATTTGCTGCTTTAATAAATACTTACGAAGAAAAAAAGCTGCATTATCGAGCAATCTTTCCTTTGCCCATTTCTTTAAGAAAATTTTGGATAAATAAAGTGCTGACTTTGGTTTATTATTTGACTCTGAGCAGCTTCTTGCATTGTTTTATTTTAGTCTTGTTGAAATATTTTATTTTTCCACATTATGGAGAAACTTACCTTATTAGTCAAATGCTTCTTGCTTCTATGGTCTTATTGCTCAGTGTACTTTGGCAGCTTCCATTTTGTTTATGGCTAGCAAAGAAATTGGGCCTAGTTATCACCGTGTTAGTCGATTTCACAGCTAATGTTATTTTGGGAATTGCTTTTTCAACGACTGCTTATTGGTTGCTGTGTCCTTATGCTTGGAGCATACGATTGATGATACCTCTTATGAAAATATATCCCAATGGTCTGAAAGCTGGATCAGAAGCCGCAGCACCGCTATTAGCAACCAGCAATTGGTCCATTATGCTCAGTTTAACTTTGGCGCTTATCCTTTTTGCAGGACTGACCTGGCTGACGGCTCTTTGGTTTGAAAAACAGGAGGTCAAGTAA
- a CDS encoding ABC transporter ATP-binding protein has protein sequence MVGFLRINHVQKIFKATDDAHTEIEALHQINTDIEPGEFISLVGPSGSGKTTLLRIIAGLEKASQGEVWLDDQIISQPSRKLGFVFQEATLYPWLTVYDNIALGLKLNKEKERLAEVKDYINLVGLSGFEKAYPHNLSGGMQQRVNIARALINNPDVLLLDEPFGALDAFTRSKMQAELIDIWQKRQITMIMVTHDVEEAVFLSDRVFAMTPRPAVIKESIAVDLKRPRERDSQNFIAIKEKILHILNF, from the coding sequence ATGGTAGGATTTCTCAGGATTAATCACGTTCAAAAGATCTTTAAAGCAACTGATGATGCGCATACAGAGATTGAGGCTCTGCATCAGATTAATACAGATATTGAACCCGGAGAATTTATTTCGCTTGTCGGCCCTTCAGGGAGCGGAAAAACAACTCTTCTGCGCATCATTGCAGGTCTGGAGAAAGCCAGTCAAGGTGAGGTTTGGCTGGATGATCAGATAATTAGCCAGCCCTCGCGAAAGCTCGGCTTTGTCTTTCAAGAAGCAACCCTTTATCCTTGGCTGACTGTTTATGATAATATCGCCCTAGGCCTAAAGTTGAATAAAGAAAAAGAACGTCTGGCAGAAGTTAAAGATTATATCAATTTAGTTGGACTGAGTGGTTTTGAAAAAGCCTATCCTCATAATCTATCTGGTGGTATGCAGCAACGGGTCAATATTGCTAGAGCATTGATTAATAATCCCGATGTCCTACTGCTTGATGAACCATTTGGCGCCTTAGACGCCTTTACCAGAAGCAAGATGCAGGCTGAGCTTATTGATATTTGGCAAAAACGCCAAATTACCATGATCATGGTAACTCATGATGTCGAAGAAGCTGTTTTTCTCTCTGACCGCGTGTTTGCCATGACACCAAGACCAGCTGTTATTAAGGAAAGTATTGCAGTTGACTTGAAAAGGCCAAGAGAAAGAGACTCTCAGAACTTTATTGCTATTAAGGAAAAGATCTTACACATATTGAACTTCTAA
- a CDS encoding TraX family protein — translation MTNRKTLTGFQLKYIALGAMLLDHIHYFFEYTGKVPLWFTQVGRIAAPLFLFAIIEGFIHTHDRKKYFLKIYGLAVIMGLIQFGFYNVLHPLVRGDGFFPKNMMLSSFAILLVALQGIAWIEEKKYLRGIPTLLFPIILPFLFMPFYRLFMASDNDLGMFVVNLLNFTVLPLHFSIMDGGTATLIVGIAMYLCRKTIKREVIAFVIISLIIDLGRVWLSGVPLTFHGLFFSYFEWLEIFAAPLMLMYNGKRGKGNKYLFYAFYPLHIYLLYTLSVLLYR, via the coding sequence ATGACAAATAGAAAAACACTAACGGGATTTCAGCTCAAATACATTGCTTTAGGAGCTATGTTATTGGACCATATTCATTATTTTTTTGAGTACACAGGTAAGGTTCCCCTATGGTTTACTCAAGTGGGGAGAATAGCCGCTCCATTATTTTTATTTGCTATTATTGAGGGTTTTATTCATACTCATGACCGAAAAAAATATTTCCTGAAGATTTACGGCTTAGCTGTTATAATGGGACTTATTCAGTTTGGCTTTTATAATGTGCTTCACCCTTTGGTGCGGGGAGATGGTTTTTTTCCAAAGAATATGATGCTGTCTTCATTTGCTATCTTACTGGTTGCTTTACAAGGTATTGCTTGGATCGAGGAGAAAAAGTATCTTAGAGGGATACCGACACTCCTTTTTCCGATTATTCTTCCCTTTCTCTTTATGCCTTTTTATCGTCTTTTCATGGCTTCAGACAATGATTTAGGTATGTTTGTGGTTAATCTGCTGAATTTCACTGTTCTGCCATTACATTTTTCCATTATGGATGGTGGAACAGCGACTTTGATTGTAGGAATAGCAATGTATCTTTGTCGAAAAACTATAAAAAGGGAAGTTATAGCTTTTGTGATCATTTCTTTAATCATTGATTTAGGCCGTGTATGGTTATCAGGTGTTCCGTTAACATTTCATGGTCTCTTCTTTTCTTATTTTGAGTGGTTAGAAATTTTTGCAGCTCCTCTGATGTTAATGTACAACGGCAAACGAGGTAAAGGCAATAAATATCTCTTTTATGCTTTCTATCCTCTGCATATTTACTTGCTTTATACCTTGTCAGTATTACTTTATAGATGA